The following are encoded together in the Streptomyces sp. NBC_00341 genome:
- a CDS encoding carbohydrate ABC transporter permease — protein MASNTLVSRRGSESRRAVRRRAGRAADLGRQRTLISPAQLGRRRGKTFYWITFAVVVIVFTVAFLGPLYWMVTGGLKTTQEVVQSPPTAFPSSVHTENYSHAWTVMDLSKLLFNTLYYAFGALAFQLIFDVAAAYSLSKLRPVFGKVILGMMLVTLMIPATVLVVPQYLTILDVPIFQRNLVNTPWAIWLPSVTNAFNIFLLKRFFDSIPRELLDAASIDGATPLRTLRSIILPISRPILGVVSIFAIVGVWKDFLWPMLTLPDPSKQTLNVGIYSLASGVPENILIAALTIASIPTLLIFLIFQRNIMGGLTAGGLKG, from the coding sequence ATGGCATCGAACACGCTAGTCTCCCGGCGCGGGAGCGAGAGCCGCAGAGCGGTCCGCCGCAGGGCCGGACGCGCGGCCGACCTCGGACGCCAGCGGACCCTGATCTCACCGGCCCAGCTCGGCAGACGCCGCGGCAAGACGTTCTACTGGATCACCTTCGCCGTAGTGGTCATCGTCTTCACCGTGGCCTTCCTCGGGCCGCTGTACTGGATGGTCACCGGTGGTCTCAAGACCACTCAGGAAGTCGTGCAGAGCCCGCCCACGGCCTTCCCCAGCTCCGTCCACACCGAGAACTACAGCCACGCCTGGACCGTGATGGACCTGTCCAAGCTGCTGTTCAACACCCTGTACTACGCCTTCGGCGCGCTCGCCTTCCAGCTGATCTTCGACGTCGCGGCGGCGTACTCGCTGTCCAAGCTGCGCCCGGTGTTCGGCAAGGTGATCCTCGGCATGATGCTGGTCACCCTGATGATCCCGGCCACCGTGCTGGTCGTCCCCCAGTACCTGACCATCCTGGACGTCCCGATCTTCCAGCGGAACCTGGTCAACACCCCCTGGGCGATCTGGCTGCCGTCGGTCACCAACGCGTTCAACATCTTCCTGCTGAAGCGTTTCTTCGACTCGATCCCGCGTGAGCTGCTCGACGCCGCGTCCATCGACGGCGCCACGCCGCTGCGCACCCTGCGCTCGATCATCCTGCCGATCTCCCGGCCGATCCTCGGAGTCGTCTCCATCTTCGCCATCGTCGGCGTGTGGAAGGACTTCCTCTGGCCGATGCTCACCCTGCCCGACCCGAGCAAGCAGACCCTCAACGTGGGCATCTACTCGCTGGCCAGCGGCGTACCGGAGAACATCCTGATCGCCGCGCTCACCATCGCCTCCATCCCCACACTGCTCATCTTCCTGATCTTCCAGCGCAACATCATGGGCGGTCTGACCGCGGGCGGCCTCAAGGGCTGA
- a CDS encoding extracellular solute-binding protein, with translation MRSAGFSRTRRTSRASAAALVTALALTALASCGTSSSSDNGDNGSGSKGSSDPSAPLDPKTKVTISIDCMPPAAKAAELREWNEDIKTFNKQYPNVTINGKSTPGQCNEPPRFTAMLKGKSQPDVFYAYFSDLQQVLDNDGAEDISAYVTDKSVPALKDIQTQVVDVARKDGKLYALPTSNYTMGLMINRKLFKQAGLDPNNPPSTWEDVRKAAKEIAGLGKGISGYGEYSAGNNGGWHFAATQFGLGGDVVDASGKKAAFNNATGKQVLQQLHDMRWEDDSMGKTQLLKWGDLQKQIASDKLGMFLAAPDDIAYMVQQLGAEYETFGLGPIPGGKGTLFGGNNYMIKKGSSPDQIKAGIAWLNFKNLTPGKGQFDWARTKADKLPVGLPQPNFFLNDSKTKDDAARAKDATMPVENFKAFMDNPVPGKAEPPKAQEVYKILDNAMSGVLTNKDADIDKLLSTAEQQVNQVLANQ, from the coding sequence ATGAGAAGTGCTGGGTTCAGCCGCACACGCCGTACAAGCCGTGCCTCAGCGGCTGCCCTTGTCACCGCACTCGCCCTGACCGCTCTCGCCTCCTGCGGCACGAGCAGCAGCAGCGACAACGGTGACAACGGCAGTGGATCCAAGGGATCGTCCGACCCGTCGGCGCCGCTCGACCCGAAGACGAAGGTGACGATCTCGATCGACTGTATGCCGCCGGCGGCCAAGGCCGCGGAGCTGCGTGAGTGGAACGAGGACATCAAGACGTTCAACAAGCAGTACCCGAACGTCACGATCAACGGGAAGTCCACTCCCGGCCAGTGCAACGAGCCGCCCCGCTTCACGGCGATGCTGAAGGGCAAGTCGCAGCCCGACGTCTTCTACGCGTACTTCAGCGACCTCCAGCAGGTCCTGGACAACGACGGCGCGGAGGACATCTCCGCCTACGTCACCGACAAGTCGGTGCCCGCGCTCAAGGACATCCAGACCCAGGTCGTCGACGTGGCCCGCAAGGACGGCAAGCTCTACGCCCTGCCGACCAGCAACTACACCATGGGCCTGATGATCAACCGGAAGCTGTTCAAGCAGGCCGGTCTGGACCCGAACAACCCGCCGTCCACGTGGGAGGACGTCCGCAAGGCCGCGAAGGAGATCGCGGGGCTGGGCAAGGGCATCTCGGGCTACGGGGAGTACAGCGCCGGCAACAACGGCGGCTGGCACTTCGCGGCCACCCAGTTCGGTCTCGGCGGCGACGTCGTGGACGCCTCGGGCAAGAAGGCGGCCTTCAACAACGCCACCGGCAAGCAGGTCCTCCAGCAGCTGCACGACATGCGCTGGGAGGACGACAGCATGGGCAAGACCCAGCTGCTGAAGTGGGGCGACCTCCAGAAGCAGATAGCCAGCGACAAGCTGGGCATGTTCCTGGCCGCCCCCGACGACATCGCCTACATGGTCCAGCAGCTCGGCGCGGAGTACGAGACCTTCGGCCTCGGCCCGATCCCGGGCGGCAAGGGCACTCTCTTCGGCGGCAACAACTACATGATCAAGAAGGGCAGCTCGCCCGACCAGATCAAGGCCGGCATCGCCTGGCTGAACTTCAAGAACCTCACCCCGGGCAAGGGACAGTTCGACTGGGCCCGCACCAAGGCCGACAAGCTTCCCGTCGGACTGCCGCAGCCGAACTTCTTCCTCAACGACTCGAAGACCAAGGACGACGCCGCACGCGCCAAGGACGCGACGATGCCCGTCGAGAACTTCAAGGCCTTCATGGACAACCCCGTCCCGGGCAAGGCCGAGCCGCCGAAGGCGCAGGAGGTCTACAAGATCCTCGACAACGCCATGTCCGGCGTCCTGACCAACAAGGACGCCGACATCGACAAGCTGCTCTCCACCGCTGAGCAGCAGGTCAACCAGGTCCTGGCGAACCAGTAA
- a CDS encoding cupin produces MDAANDLNALAAEHLAAARTSAHGRSAHLLLHEEPLRQTVIALTSGSALDEHNAPPAASLQVLRGRVRLTAASGDVELAPGRLLPIPQERHGLLALEDAVVLLTAVNG; encoded by the coding sequence ATGGATGCCGCGAATGATCTGAACGCCCTCGCCGCCGAGCACCTGGCCGCGGCCCGCACCTCCGCGCACGGCCGCAGCGCGCACCTCCTGCTGCACGAGGAGCCGCTGCGGCAGACCGTCATCGCCCTGACATCGGGCTCCGCGCTCGACGAGCACAACGCCCCGCCCGCCGCCTCCCTCCAGGTGCTGCGCGGCAGGGTCAGGCTCACGGCCGCGTCCGGCGACGTGGAACTGGCGCCCGGACGGCTGCTGCCCATCCCGCAGGAGCGGCACGGGCTGCTCGCGCTGGAGGACGCCGTGGTGCTGCTGACGGCGGTCAACGGCTGA
- a CDS encoding glycoside hydrolase family 13 protein: MAANRPSEPTANWWRDAAIYQIYVRSFADGDGDGTGDLAGVRARLPYLVELGVDALWFTPWYLSPLADGGYDVADYRTIDPAFGTLAEAEKLIAEARELGIRTIIDIVPNHVSDQHAWFRAALEAGSGSPERDLFHFRKGRGPDGATPPNDWVSEFGGTPWTRLDDGEWYLHLFATQQPDLNWAHPAVRQEHEEVLRFWFERGVSGVRIDSAALLAKDPALPDFAEGDPHPFVDRDELHDIYRAWRAIGDEYGGVFVGEVWLPDAERFARYLRPDELHTAFNFNFLACPWDAGLLRTAIDDTLSEHATVGAPATWVLCNHDVTRTVTRYGRAETGFGFDAKTFGTPTDLALGTRRARAAALLSLALPGAAYLYQGEELGLPEVDIPLDRIQDPMHFRKGGADPGRDGCRVPLPWSAQGPYAGFGADAEPWLPQPADWASYAADLQSDDPDSMLTLYREALRLRREEPGFATTGEPGARELTWLDAAPGVLALSRTEGLLCVVNLAAEAAELPEHTAVLLASGPLDGAGRLPQDTAVWLRA, encoded by the coding sequence GTGGCAGCCAACCGTCCGTCCGAGCCCACCGCTAACTGGTGGCGCGACGCAGCCATCTACCAGATCTATGTACGCAGCTTCGCCGATGGCGACGGTGACGGCACCGGCGACCTCGCGGGAGTACGGGCCAGACTGCCCTACCTCGTCGAACTCGGCGTGGACGCACTCTGGTTCACCCCCTGGTACCTCTCGCCGCTGGCCGACGGCGGCTACGACGTGGCCGACTACCGCACCATCGACCCCGCGTTCGGCACCCTGGCGGAGGCGGAGAAGCTGATCGCGGAGGCCCGCGAACTCGGCATCCGCACCATCATCGACATCGTGCCCAACCACGTCTCCGACCAGCACGCCTGGTTCCGGGCCGCCCTCGAAGCCGGCTCCGGCAGCCCCGAGCGCGACCTCTTCCACTTCCGCAAGGGACGCGGCCCGGACGGGGCGACACCGCCCAACGACTGGGTCTCCGAATTCGGCGGCACCCCCTGGACCCGGCTGGACGACGGCGAGTGGTACCTCCACCTCTTCGCCACCCAGCAGCCCGACCTCAACTGGGCGCACCCGGCGGTCCGCCAGGAGCACGAGGAGGTGCTGCGCTTCTGGTTCGAACGCGGCGTCTCCGGCGTACGGATCGACTCCGCGGCCCTGCTCGCCAAGGACCCCGCGCTGCCCGACTTCGCCGAGGGCGACCCGCACCCCTTCGTCGACCGCGACGAACTGCACGACATCTACCGGGCCTGGCGCGCCATCGGCGACGAGTACGGCGGCGTCTTCGTGGGCGAGGTCTGGCTGCCGGACGCCGAAAGGTTCGCCCGCTACCTGCGCCCCGACGAACTGCACACCGCCTTCAACTTCAACTTCCTGGCCTGTCCCTGGGACGCCGGACTGCTGCGGACCGCCATCGACGACACACTCTCCGAGCACGCCACGGTCGGGGCACCCGCCACCTGGGTCCTGTGCAACCACGACGTCACCCGCACCGTCACCCGCTACGGTCGCGCCGAGACCGGCTTCGGCTTCGACGCGAAGACCTTCGGCACCCCGACGGACCTGGCCCTGGGCACCCGCCGTGCCCGCGCCGCCGCCCTCCTCTCGCTGGCCCTGCCCGGCGCCGCCTATCTCTACCAGGGTGAGGAACTCGGCCTGCCGGAGGTGGACATCCCGCTGGACCGCATCCAGGACCCGATGCACTTCCGCAAGGGCGGCGCCGACCCCGGCCGCGACGGCTGCCGGGTGCCGCTGCCCTGGTCGGCGCAGGGCCCGTACGCGGGGTTCGGCGCCGACGCCGAACCCTGGCTCCCGCAGCCGGCCGACTGGGCCTCGTACGCCGCGGACCTGCAGAGCGATGACCCGGACTCGATGCTCACCCTGTACCGCGAGGCGCTGCGGCTGCGCCGCGAGGAGCCGGGGTTCGCCACGACGGGGGAGCCGGGCGCGCGTGAGCTGACCTGGCTGGACGCGGCGCCGGGGGTGCTCGCCCTCAGCCGCACCGAGGGACTCCTGTGCGTGGTCAACCTGGCCGCGGAGGCGGCCGAGCTGCCGGAGCACACCGCGGTGCTGCTGGCCAGCGGCCCGCTCGACGGGGCGGGCAGGCTCCCGCAGGACACCGCGGTCTGGCTGCGGGCCTGA
- a CDS encoding ABC transporter substrate-binding protein, translated as MSEQTLWQFSDDRGQLSSAERRPTRVLAYVQAGATLWDHGIRPVGIFGSGHDDPAVPDTAKTGSLPPAEVAYVGAGPALDVETLLACEPDLVVAVSYGGGQVYGLAPETAKHLEEHVPVVVIDVGQARTLAETGDRFARLARSLGAAEPASAARELDAARDRLRAFAAGPDRTRVLALSPAGQQQAHLARPRMWPELRVLAELGIDLVEPADGPGANWSTVDWAEAGALRPAVVLADIRVNATPLGELRTNEAWASIERTARVVPWNPEPVCSAHAHARFLALVADALGA; from the coding sequence GTGAGCGAGCAGACCTTATGGCAGTTCTCCGACGACCGAGGACAGTTGTCGTCCGCCGAGCGGCGCCCGACGCGGGTGCTCGCCTACGTCCAGGCCGGAGCGACGTTGTGGGACCACGGGATACGGCCGGTCGGGATATTCGGCTCCGGCCACGACGACCCGGCCGTGCCCGACACCGCGAAGACCGGATCGCTGCCGCCGGCCGAGGTCGCCTACGTCGGCGCGGGCCCCGCTCTGGACGTGGAGACGCTGCTGGCCTGCGAACCCGACCTCGTGGTGGCCGTCAGCTACGGCGGCGGCCAGGTCTACGGCCTCGCCCCCGAGACGGCCAAACACCTGGAGGAGCACGTCCCGGTCGTCGTCATCGACGTGGGCCAGGCGCGCACCCTCGCGGAGACCGGCGACCGGTTCGCCCGCCTCGCCCGGTCGCTGGGCGCGGCGGAGCCCGCCTCTGCCGCCCGGGAGCTGGACGCCGCCCGGGACCGGCTGCGCGCGTTCGCCGCCGGACCGGACCGGACCCGGGTCCTCGCCCTCTCCCCGGCCGGGCAGCAGCAGGCCCACCTGGCCCGCCCCCGCATGTGGCCCGAACTGCGGGTGCTGGCCGAACTCGGCATCGACCTGGTGGAACCGGCCGACGGGCCCGGGGCGAACTGGTCCACGGTCGACTGGGCGGAGGCCGGGGCGCTGCGCCCCGCCGTCGTGCTCGCCGACATCAGGGTCAACGCCACCCCCCTCGGCGAGCTCAGGACGAACGAGGCGTGGGCCTCCATCGAACGCACCGCCCGGGTGGTGCCCTGGAACCCGGAGCCGGTGTGCAGCGCCCACGCCCACGCCCGGTTCCTGGCCCTGGTGGCCGACGCGCTCGGAGCGTAG
- a CDS encoding beta-ketoacyl-[acyl-carrier-protein] synthase family protein has protein sequence MLRDGTATVVTGLGLVTPVGADEDTFWAGLCAGAGSARHCEELAGLPVDFACRADGPDLDEAVGGRAVFRMARFVKMALVAARRAVADAGLRPDRWDGGRVGVVLGVGVGGVSVLVDNVRRLDADGPPAVSPLLVPMMMPNAAAGEIAIDLGAHGPSLAPATACASGATAIALAGDLLTSGSCDVVVAGGAESVVTPLVVSAFAGMGALSARTGDPAAASRPFAADRDGFVLGEGAAVLVLERAGDVRARGGRARAVLAGAGAATDAHHPTAPDPDGRGAERAVEAALDRAGWAAGEVDHINAHGTSTPLNDAMESALIARLFPHRPSVTAPKGVIGHTLAAGGAIEAVATVLTLEHGLVPPIANLDAPPPDSGLDCVTRKPRRQHVERALSHSFGFGGHNVVLAFQRAPSPR, from the coding sequence ATGCTGCGGGACGGGACAGCGACTGTGGTGACGGGCCTGGGGCTGGTGACCCCGGTGGGCGCCGACGAGGACACCTTCTGGGCGGGGCTGTGCGCCGGTGCCGGATCGGCCCGGCACTGCGAGGAACTGGCCGGTCTGCCGGTCGACTTCGCCTGCCGGGCCGACGGACCGGACCTGGACGAGGCGGTGGGCGGACGCGCCGTCTTCCGGATGGCGCGGTTCGTGAAGATGGCCCTGGTCGCCGCCCGCCGTGCCGTGGCGGACGCCGGGCTGCGCCCTGACCGCTGGGACGGCGGCCGGGTGGGCGTCGTGCTGGGCGTCGGCGTCGGCGGTGTCTCCGTACTCGTCGACAACGTCCGCAGGCTGGACGCCGACGGGCCGCCCGCGGTCTCCCCGCTCCTCGTGCCGATGATGATGCCGAACGCAGCCGCCGGGGAGATCGCCATCGACCTGGGCGCCCACGGGCCGAGCCTGGCCCCGGCCACCGCCTGCGCGTCGGGCGCCACCGCGATCGCCCTCGCCGGCGACCTGCTGACGAGCGGCAGTTGCGATGTGGTGGTGGCGGGCGGCGCGGAGTCCGTGGTGACCCCGCTGGTGGTGAGCGCGTTCGCGGGCATGGGGGCGCTCTCGGCGCGCACCGGCGACCCGGCGGCCGCGTCCAGGCCGTTCGCCGCCGACCGCGACGGGTTCGTCCTCGGCGAGGGCGCCGCCGTACTCGTACTGGAACGGGCCGGCGACGTCCGGGCCCGCGGCGGGCGGGCGCGGGCCGTGCTGGCCGGTGCGGGAGCGGCCACGGACGCCCACCATCCCACCGCGCCCGACCCGGACGGCCGGGGTGCGGAGCGGGCGGTCGAGGCGGCGCTGGACCGGGCGGGCTGGGCCGCCGGCGAGGTGGACCACATCAACGCACACGGCACCTCCACCCCGCTCAACGACGCCATGGAGAGCGCGTTGATCGCCCGGCTCTTTCCGCACCGGCCCTCGGTGACCGCGCCCAAGGGCGTCATCGGGCACACGCTCGCGGCGGGCGGTGCGATCGAGGCGGTGGCCACCGTACTGACCCTGGAACACGGCCTGGTCCCGCCGATCGCCAACCTCGACGCCCCGCCGCCGGACTCCGGCCTCGACTGCGTGACCAGGAAACCCCGCAGGCAGCACGTCGAGCGGGCCCTCAGCCACTCCTTCGGATTCGGCGGCCACAATGTCGTCCTCGCCTTCCAACGCGCGCCCTCACCCCGCTGA
- a CDS encoding GNAT family N-acetyltransferase, which translates to MTSRTGPRPYRPDDRAALADICVRTADNGGDSSHLYPDPELMPSIFAAPYAYLEPDLAFVLDDGTGRAVGYILGTADTPRFVTEFRERWLPLVDDRYPRPQGEPRGPADEMIALLHNPERMILPELARHPAHLHIDLLPDWQRKGYGRELMRTFLAALRAKGVTGVHLSMLTANTPARAFYDRLGFTGIRVPDPGPVSYLVRGTEAGL; encoded by the coding sequence ATGACCTCGCGAACCGGCCCCCGCCCCTACCGCCCGGACGACCGTGCGGCCCTTGCGGACATCTGCGTCCGGACGGCCGACAACGGCGGCGACTCCAGCCACCTGTACCCGGACCCGGAGCTGATGCCGTCGATCTTCGCCGCCCCGTACGCGTACCTCGAACCCGATCTGGCCTTCGTCCTCGACGACGGTACGGGCCGGGCGGTCGGATACATCCTCGGCACCGCGGACACCCCGCGGTTCGTGACGGAGTTCCGCGAGCGCTGGCTGCCCCTGGTCGACGACCGCTACCCAAGGCCGCAGGGCGAACCGCGCGGTCCCGCCGACGAGATGATCGCCCTCCTGCACAACCCGGAGCGCATGATCCTGCCCGAACTGGCCCGCCACCCGGCCCACTTGCACATCGACCTGCTCCCCGACTGGCAGCGCAAGGGGTACGGGAGAGAGCTGATGCGTACGTTCCTCGCGGCCCTGCGCGCCAAGGGGGTCACCGGGGTGCACCTGTCCATGCTCACCGCCAACACCCCGGCCAGAGCCTTCTACGATCGGCTCGGTTTCACCGGGATCCGGGTGCCGGACCCCGGTCCCGTCAGCTACCTGGTGCGCGGAACGGAAGCCGGCCTGTAA
- a CDS encoding type B 50S ribosomal protein L31, producing MQQDKHPDYRPVVFRDRAAGYAFLTRSTASSEQTIGWDDGNTYPVIDVEISAESHPFFTGKARVVDSEGQVAKFERRYGDDGGADAS from the coding sequence ATGCAGCAGGACAAGCACCCCGACTACCGCCCCGTCGTCTTCCGTGACCGTGCGGCGGGCTACGCCTTCCTGACCCGGTCCACCGCGTCGAGCGAGCAGACCATCGGCTGGGACGACGGCAACACCTACCCCGTCATCGACGTCGAGATCTCCGCGGAGAGCCACCCGTTCTTCACCGGAAAGGCCCGGGTGGTCGACTCGGAGGGCCAGGTCGCCAAGTTCGAGCGCAGGTACGGCGACGACGGGGGCGCGGACGCCTCCTGA
- a CDS encoding carbohydrate ABC transporter permease — protein sequence MSAPTLSSHKAARPGPGLPGPARRTSAREEFLRAVRRNISAHGFLIGAVLCFSFFSWYPMVREFILAFQKSENGKTTWAGWSNLTYVFNDPAFWQAWRNTLQYTVLALLLGFVVPFVVAVVLNEFRHAQGYLRLLVYLPVMLPPVASVLLFKYFYDPGYGLFNRILEIFHLPAQQWLQDTDTSMLSVVIAATWMNMGGATLIYLAALQGIPGELYEAAELDGAGLFRKVWHVTIPQTRLILSLLLLMQIIATMQVFTEPFLLTNGAGPEGSTTTVVYLIYQYAFNFNNYGSAAALGLVLLVVLAGFSAVYVRLSRSSED from the coding sequence ATGTCGGCCCCTACCCTGTCCTCCCACAAGGCCGCCAGGCCTGGGCCAGGACTTCCAGGCCCCGCACGCCGGACCTCCGCCCGCGAGGAGTTCCTGCGCGCCGTGCGCCGCAACATCTCAGCCCACGGCTTCCTCATCGGAGCGGTGCTCTGCTTCTCGTTCTTCTCCTGGTATCCGATGGTCCGGGAGTTCATCCTGGCCTTCCAGAAGTCCGAGAACGGCAAAACCACCTGGGCCGGCTGGTCCAATCTGACGTACGTCTTCAACGACCCGGCCTTCTGGCAGGCATGGCGCAACACCCTGCAGTACACCGTGCTCGCGCTGCTGCTCGGCTTCGTCGTCCCGTTCGTCGTCGCCGTCGTACTCAACGAGTTCCGGCACGCACAGGGCTACCTCCGGCTCCTCGTCTACCTCCCCGTCATGCTGCCGCCGGTCGCCTCCGTACTGCTCTTCAAGTACTTCTACGACCCCGGGTACGGCCTCTTCAACCGCATCCTGGAGATCTTCCACCTGCCCGCACAGCAGTGGCTCCAGGACACCGACACCTCCATGCTCTCCGTCGTCATCGCGGCGACCTGGATGAACATGGGCGGCGCGACACTGATCTACCTGGCCGCGCTCCAGGGCATCCCCGGAGAGCTGTACGAGGCGGCGGAGCTCGACGGCGCGGGCCTGTTCCGCAAGGTCTGGCACGTCACCATCCCGCAGACCCGGCTCATCCTCTCGCTGCTCCTGCTCATGCAGATCATCGCGACGATGCAGGTCTTCACCGAGCCGTTCCTGCTCACCAACGGAGCCGGCCCGGAGGGCTCCACCACCACCGTCGTCTACCTCATCTACCAGTACGCCTTCAACTTCAACAACTACGGCAGCGCGGCGGCACTCGGCCTCGTCCTGCTCGTCGTGCTCGCGGGATTCTCCGCGGTGTACGTACGACTGAGCCGCAGCAGCGAAGACTAG